A region from the Chelonoidis abingdonii isolate Lonesome George chromosome 10, CheloAbing_2.0, whole genome shotgun sequence genome encodes:
- the CYTIP gene encoding cytohesin-interacting protein, protein MSLRKLIQQNRNANFVGYCVSPSYTPYLDPMCSPQMDNRRIQSLANTVGTLPRGRKQLALTRSSSLGDSSGPQRRLLAIVKEDNETFGFEIETRRLQHQNACSLQICTYVCKIQEESPAHLSGLQTGDILTNINGVNTEGFSHKQMVDLIKSSGNYLRLETVNGARIVRRMELETKLQLLKQTLQEKWVEFRSLQLQEQCLLHGEVNDNNFDTLELESNLFGSCASPRPAFPIKPRFSSESSCKSRLSSMTVDSEDSFYQTSVFEDSAHETLSQQSSTDDDCFFSRDNDTEVGKYSLRRNRSISLASSGSMSPSWEGGSFSNIFGTLPRKNRRGSVRKQLLKFIPGLHRAVEEEESRV, encoded by the exons ATGTCCTTAAGAAAGCTCATTCAGCAAAACCGCAATGCCAATTTTGTGGGCTACTGTGTTAGTCCAAGTTACACACCTTACTTAGATCCGATGTGCAGTCCCCAGATGGATAATAGAAGAATTCAGAGTCTGGCAAACACAGTGGGGACGTTACCAAGGGGACGCAAACAG CTTGCTTTAACCAGATCAAGTTCCTTAGGTGACTCTTCTGGGCCACAAAG ACGGCTTCTTGCTATTGTCAAAGAAGATAATGAAACATTTGGATTTGAAATTGAG ACACGTAGATTACAACACCAAAATGCTTGCTCCCTGCAAATATGCACTTATGTCTGCAAAATACAAGAAGAAAGTCCTGCCCATCTTTCTGGTCTGCAAACAG GTGATATTCTAACCAATATCAATGGAGTGAACACTGAAGGTTTTAGTCACAAGCAAATGGTGGACTTGATAAAATCTTCAGGGAATTATTTAAG GTTAGAGACTGTTAATGGAGCCAGGATTGTTAGGAGAATGGAACTTGAAACCAAGCTGCAGTTATTGAAG CAAACTTTGCAGGAAAAATGGGTGGAGTTTCGATCTCTGCAATTACAGGAACAATGCTTGCTGCATG GGGAGGTGAATGACAACAATTTTGACACCCTGGAATTGGAGTCCAATTTATTTGGTAGTTGTGCTTCACCAAGGCCTGCCTTCCCAATTAAACCCCGATTCTCCAGCGAAAGCAGCTGTAAAAGCCGGCTGAGCTCAATGACAGTGGACAGTGAGGATAGCTTCTACCAGACCTCTGtttttgaggattctgctcatgAGACTCTGAGCCAGCAGTCGAGCACAGATGACGATTGCTTCTTTTCGAGGGACAATGACACTGAAGTAGGGAAATATTCACTGAGGAGGAACAGAAGCATCAGTCTGGCTAGCAGTGGATCAATGTCGCCCTCATGGGAGGGAGGcagtttttcaaatatttttggaacACTCCCACGGAAAAATAGGAGAGGAAGTGTCCGaaagcagcttttaaaattcATCCCAGGTCTTCACCGAGCAGTTGAAGAGGAGGAAAGTCGTGTCTGA